Proteins from a single region of Desulfobacterales bacterium:
- a CDS encoding glycosyltransferase has protein sequence MNNVEIGVVVPTFNSAETLEWTVLALKNQEGCRVKIVVVDSGSSDDTLEICARHKLRTEYDPPGNMYRAINVGMRLLDTEWTTYLNSDDIVYRNAYSRMIALGNRAVADVVYGHSDFIDWDGRFRYSFMAAHPILLRGLVFSGVLQFSQPAAIFRKVVYEDLKGFSEKYRSISDFDFFARAILTGQKFERLTFPTVTAFRLHPNQFSHKESGIVIEETAQFFQEWRGKKSFISPLLFGLWRFLNARHYLLRFLRNGQFKSRSTDSKGSSY, from the coding sequence ATGAATAACGTGGAAATAGGTGTCGTCGTACCAACATTCAACAGCGCAGAAACGTTGGAATGGACGGTGCTTGCATTAAAAAACCAGGAAGGTTGTCGTGTAAAGATAGTTGTTGTGGACAGCGGTTCATCAGACGATACCCTTGAGATTTGTGCCAGACATAAGCTGAGAACCGAATACGACCCCCCCGGAAATATGTATCGTGCGATCAACGTGGGTATGCGACTCTTGGATACAGAGTGGACAACCTATCTCAATTCAGATGACATCGTTTATCGAAATGCATACAGCCGTATGATAGCGTTAGGAAATCGCGCGGTGGCCGATGTTGTTTATGGCCATTCTGATTTTATTGATTGGGATGGCCGATTCAGGTATTCCTTTATGGCAGCCCATCCCATATTATTGCGAGGTCTCGTCTTTTCCGGGGTGCTCCAATTTTCTCAACCCGCCGCAATTTTCCGCAAAGTTGTTTACGAAGACTTAAAAGGGTTTTCCGAAAAATATCGTTCTATTTCAGATTTTGACTTTTTCGCACGGGCTATCTTAACCGGCCAAAAATTTGAGCGGCTTACATTTCCGACTGTCACGGCATTCCGATTACACCCCAACCAATTCAGTCATAAAGAAAGCGGGATTGTTATAGAAGAAACCGCACAATTTTTTCAGGAATGGAGAGGCAAAAAGTCATTTATAAGCCCACTTCTTTTCGGGTTGTGGCGGTTTCTCAATGCCAGACATTAT